From Paenibacillus graminis, a single genomic window includes:
- a CDS encoding GerAB/ArcD/ProY family transporter, whose product MKMKLKGIQVFWIILIMDLGMTLVMTVTPSLQAKQDAWISVIVAGGIATLIALLATQAAKLYPGQTFFEYIHLILGKWIGKAVIVIYLVQWYTITPIILRQFSDLVQVMLLHGTPKEAVMLLMIFVIVYATYAGGIEGIARCGEVLGPIILLMIGLVLIASTNNIQWRNILPVYADSGMTGILGGALAPASYLGHSVEYLMFAAFLTQPRKGALYTFGAVLTSVFFVLITTLMVIFTLGVNLSSNTWYPFFEMTKKISLFGFIDNFDAIPVVIWLASVFVKFAVMLFLMSYGTAQFLHVRNWRNLIWFIAPVMFVFALIPQDVTEATSNYLQRYWVPFAMPVNMLGLPLLLLVIGKWRQRKWPAAADHA is encoded by the coding sequence ATGAAGATGAAATTGAAGGGTATACAGGTTTTCTGGATCATCCTTATCATGGATCTCGGGATGACATTGGTCATGACGGTCACCCCAAGCCTACAGGCAAAACAGGATGCGTGGATTTCCGTTATCGTTGCCGGAGGTATCGCTACGCTGATCGCACTCTTGGCGACGCAAGCCGCGAAGCTATACCCTGGGCAGACGTTTTTTGAATACATTCATTTGATTCTTGGGAAATGGATCGGCAAAGCTGTAATCGTAATTTATTTGGTTCAATGGTATACGATTACTCCGATAATTCTCCGCCAATTCTCTGATTTGGTCCAAGTCATGCTGCTTCACGGGACACCAAAAGAAGCGGTCATGCTTCTGATGATCTTCGTGATTGTCTATGCAACCTACGCTGGCGGAATTGAAGGCATTGCCCGCTGCGGCGAGGTTCTGGGGCCGATCATCTTGCTCATGATTGGCCTTGTCCTGATCGCTAGCACCAACAATATCCAATGGAGGAACATCCTCCCGGTCTATGCGGATAGCGGAATGACGGGAATACTGGGTGGGGCGCTGGCACCAGCCTCCTACCTCGGTCATTCTGTTGAATACCTTATGTTTGCCGCATTTTTGACCCAGCCGCGCAAGGGGGCGTTGTACACGTTCGGGGCCGTCTTGACCTCGGTATTCTTTGTACTGATAACAACGCTGATGGTGATCTTCACTTTAGGGGTCAATCTTTCCTCTAACACGTGGTACCCTTTTTTCGAAATGACCAAAAAAATATCACTGTTCGGCTTTATCGATAATTTCGATGCGATTCCGGTCGTCATATGGCTCGCCAGCGTATTCGTCAAATTTGCTGTGATGCTCTTCCTGATGAGCTATGGCACCGCCCAGTTTTTGCATGTCCGCAACTGGAGGAACCTGATTTGGTTCATTGCCCCGGTTATGTTTGTATTTGCGTTAATTCCCCAAGATGTAACGGAGGCGACTTCAAATTATTTGCAGCGTTACTGGGTGCCGTTTGCGATGCCGGTGAATATGCTCGGCTTGCCCTTACTCTTGCTTGTAATAGGTAAATGGAGACAAAGGAAATGGCCGGCTGCTGCGGATCATGCTTAA
- a CDS encoding Ger(x)C family spore germination protein → MTRILRTFRFLVIFVILGLTTGCWDRNEMDDLALVMASGIDLTEDGQLEITLQIALPTGIPSAVQSGGSGKKSVIVISASGKNTSEVTGKLQQQLSRAIFFGHRGVIIFGEQFARHGINQVVDTFTRFPESRSNSYVLTTYGGTAKEILNTPYQLELIPGIGINKIQSSKLSFPVKIDEFLNALSSQDRSPVTAAIRVINKGTDKETFTIDRAAVYHRNQLSGYLSSDELKLLRWWTGRGHHLRFTVQVEPENEQYGGTVGVELLQSGMKMHLVIKNDLPEIKVSLHATVRAIDNDSKLDLSKVNHMKRVETLLSKKIQSEAESMLTHVQKVLKSDIFGIGEEVHIEYPYAWKKMKDEWLDIFPEVPVTVDAHIKIERTGKTHSPAHKEKTD, encoded by the coding sequence ATGACCAGAATACTCCGGACATTCAGGTTCCTGGTTATTTTCGTTATTCTCGGATTGACTACCGGCTGCTGGGACCGCAATGAAATGGACGATCTCGCTTTGGTTATGGCAAGCGGAATTGATCTTACAGAAGACGGACAGCTCGAAATAACCCTTCAGATCGCCCTCCCAACGGGAATCCCCAGTGCCGTACAGTCCGGGGGGAGCGGCAAGAAATCAGTCATCGTCATCTCGGCCAGCGGGAAGAACACATCGGAAGTGACAGGGAAACTGCAGCAGCAATTGTCTCGTGCCATTTTTTTTGGGCATAGAGGCGTCATCATTTTCGGAGAACAATTCGCCCGGCATGGTATCAATCAGGTAGTGGATACATTTACCAGATTTCCTGAGAGCCGCTCCAATAGTTATGTGCTAACAACTTATGGAGGGACAGCCAAAGAAATTTTGAACACCCCCTATCAGCTTGAACTCATTCCGGGTATCGGTATCAACAAAATTCAATCCAGCAAATTAAGCTTTCCTGTCAAAATCGACGAATTCTTGAATGCTCTGTCCTCACAAGACAGATCACCGGTTACCGCTGCCATAAGGGTCATTAATAAAGGTACTGATAAGGAAACGTTCACGATTGACCGGGCTGCAGTTTACCATAGAAATCAACTATCCGGATACTTGTCATCCGACGAATTAAAACTATTGCGCTGGTGGACAGGGAGGGGACACCATTTGAGGTTTACTGTGCAAGTGGAACCTGAGAACGAACAATACGGAGGAACCGTAGGTGTTGAACTGCTGCAAAGCGGCATGAAAATGCACTTGGTAATCAAGAATGACCTCCCCGAAATAAAGGTCTCGTTACATGCCACCGTCCGGGCGATCGATAACGATTCGAAGCTGGACCTGAGCAAAGTGAATCATATGAAACGTGTCGAAACCTTGTTGTCGAAGAAAATTCAAAGCGAGGCAGAGAGCATGTTGACGCATGTGCAAAAAGTGCTCAAGTCGGATATCTTCGGCATCGGAGAGGAGGTTCACATCGAGTATCCGTATGCCTGGAAAAAAATGAAGGATGAATGGCTTGATATTTTTCCTGAGGTTCCCGTGACTGTTGATGCCCACATCAAGATTGAACGAACGGGCAAAACGCACTCCCCCGCACATAAAGAAAAAACGGACTGA
- a CDS encoding spore germination protein: MKTKKRVTDPFGNKLKELDKTIELKISSELDDNETALAQLFANCSDLVVRKLHMFGSIPGMVVYLDVLVDDQLWDDGFLEPLMQPEAASSSSSSHIYEILNFKLASIVQPRIATNMNEVVQSIVRGEVVLFTQSSMEAFSFGLKDKLHRQLEEPATEAVIRGPRYGFIEKLDINLALIRHRLRTPRLKTEKLCAGRLSQTDMMIVYIENLAEQSVVEEVKKRISSIDMDSVLESGYIEELISDHPYSPFPLMQATQRADLVSGSLIEGKIAVLIDGSPNVLVLPITFWFGFQTAEDYYTNFIYITMLRWLRYLFAFLAMALPAIFIAITTFHQEMIPTSLALSLAAAREVVPFPAIAEGLIMEITFEALREAGIRLPRPVGQTISIVGALVIGQAAVQAGIISAPQIIVVSVTGIASFLIPNPGMSQAISIIRFPLMLLAASFGLYGVGIGLICVLIHLVTLKSFGVPYMTPIAPFNPTGLTDTLIRAPWRVMRRRQKQTQRRME; this comes from the coding sequence ATGAAAACGAAAAAAAGAGTAACTGATCCTTTCGGAAACAAACTGAAAGAATTAGATAAAACAATTGAGTTGAAGATTTCCAGCGAACTGGATGACAATGAAACGGCCCTCGCTCAATTGTTTGCCAATTGCTCCGATCTAGTCGTGCGCAAACTTCATATGTTTGGCTCCATTCCGGGTATGGTCGTTTATCTGGATGTATTAGTTGACGATCAACTTTGGGATGACGGTTTCTTGGAGCCTTTGATGCAGCCCGAAGCTGCGTCCAGCAGCAGCTCCTCCCACATCTATGAAATACTGAACTTCAAATTGGCTTCCATCGTACAACCCCGTATCGCCACGAATATGAATGAAGTCGTTCAAAGCATCGTTAGGGGAGAAGTCGTTCTATTCACCCAATCCTCCATGGAGGCGTTCTCCTTTGGGCTCAAAGACAAGCTGCATCGTCAGCTTGAGGAACCGGCAACGGAGGCAGTCATTCGCGGTCCGCGATACGGTTTTATCGAGAAACTCGACATCAACCTTGCCCTCATTCGCCATCGGCTCCGGACGCCCCGGCTAAAGACGGAGAAGCTCTGTGCAGGAAGGCTTTCCCAGACTGACATGATGATTGTATACATTGAAAATCTAGCAGAACAAAGCGTAGTTGAAGAGGTGAAAAAACGGATATCCAGCATCGATATGGACAGTGTGCTGGAATCCGGTTATATCGAGGAATTGATTAGCGACCATCCCTATTCACCCTTTCCCCTGATGCAGGCAACTCAACGGGCCGATTTGGTTTCAGGTTCCCTGATCGAAGGTAAAATTGCGGTCCTGATTGACGGTTCGCCGAATGTGCTCGTTCTCCCGATCACATTCTGGTTTGGTTTTCAGACAGCCGAGGACTATTATACTAATTTCATATACATTACGATGCTACGATGGCTCAGATATCTATTTGCCTTTTTAGCGATGGCGCTCCCTGCCATATTTATTGCGATCACGACCTTCCATCAGGAAATGATCCCTACAAGCTTGGCCCTCAGCCTTGCAGCGGCGCGGGAAGTTGTCCCCTTTCCAGCAATAGCGGAAGGATTGATCATGGAAATTACCTTTGAGGCGCTGCGCGAAGCAGGAATCCGCCTTCCCCGTCCAGTAGGCCAGACGATCAGCATTGTGGGCGCACTTGTCATTGGACAGGCTGCCGTTCAGGCAGGTATTATTTCCGCTCCCCAGATCATCGTCGTATCCGTTACAGGTATTGCTTCCTTTCTCATCCCGAACCCGGGCATGAGCCAGGCGATCAGTATTATACGGTTTCCGCTTATGCTTCTCGCTGCAAGCTTCGGTCTGTATGGAGTTGGGATTGGCTTGATTTGCGTCTTGATCCATCTGGTAACCCTGAAATCCTTCGGTGTTCCCTATATGACACCAATTGCACCGTTTAACCCCACAGGACTAACGGATACTTTGATCCGTGCCCCATGGCGGGTAATGCGGAGGCGTCAAAAGCAAACACAGCGAAGAATGGAGTGA
- a CDS encoding GMC family oxidoreductase N-terminal domain-containing protein — MFDADVIVIGSGGGGAVAAKELGEAGLKVLVLEAGPWYGNKQWANPNSERGGEWSSDYKDLDVGIYKKIFNAYENNMNDLVSGVFRFGPADRRRTPWHRVMRQKGDIWQLSGVGGTTQLYWSQSPRAFPLAVDNIWPISYRELIPYYEKAEATLPVQFAPTTPKEELFYYGAKKAGWPLIPTLNVTTPGYRPNPNAILPTNEHLMDQSYSLEQLSNMEGCTLKGNCVNGCTTGSSVDKIAKRSTLVSYVPLALKTGNVAIRPNSFVIKLLTAQDPKEGLRATGVQFRDTWTGEIGELTARTVVMAAGCIESPRLWLNSGLPYNEWVGRGLTNHCFDWVAGVFDEKDLMSIMGRPAVYPYVGHTSGARVDIPGTGIFQVSCLSPGLMSFLTYGFSEAGYDALNPPEPGAPWDIHGRVVGPQLKELMMNYSRTMSILILTDDETLYRNRVEVDPLLKDENGPIPIMHYTPSPKTLKRRDQLARYASETLKQAGARKIIRSDTPFGSMIHLECTMRMGYVTDTNCEAYQVRRLFIADNSVHFNGIGGPNPTLTTQALATRTAEKIVTKYFS; from the coding sequence ATGTTCGATGCCGACGTAATCGTTATTGGGTCCGGCGGTGGAGGCGCCGTTGCGGCAAAGGAGCTTGGAGAAGCAGGCTTGAAAGTGCTGGTATTGGAAGCCGGCCCATGGTACGGAAACAAACAATGGGCGAATCCGAACAGCGAGCGGGGCGGAGAGTGGAGCTCCGATTATAAGGATTTGGATGTAGGGATATACAAGAAGATCTTCAATGCATATGAAAACAATATGAATGATTTGGTGTCCGGCGTATTCCGTTTTGGGCCTGCCGACCGCCGCCGTACACCTTGGCACCGGGTAATGCGCCAGAAAGGTGACATCTGGCAGCTATCTGGCGTAGGGGGAACGACCCAGCTTTATTGGTCGCAGTCACCGCGCGCTTTCCCCCTTGCGGTCGACAATATTTGGCCGATCAGCTATCGGGAGCTGATTCCTTATTACGAAAAGGCCGAAGCCACGCTGCCGGTCCAGTTCGCGCCTACAACGCCCAAAGAAGAGCTATTTTACTACGGCGCCAAAAAAGCAGGCTGGCCGCTGATTCCGACGTTGAACGTTACGACTCCGGGGTATCGCCCGAATCCGAATGCCATTCTGCCAACCAACGAACATCTGATGGACCAGAGTTACTCGCTCGAGCAATTATCCAACATGGAGGGCTGCACCCTGAAGGGAAACTGCGTCAACGGATGCACGACCGGTTCTTCGGTCGACAAAATTGCCAAACGAAGTACCCTTGTCAGCTACGTTCCACTCGCACTCAAAACCGGAAACGTTGCAATCCGGCCGAACTCCTTCGTGATCAAGCTCTTGACGGCGCAAGATCCGAAAGAAGGACTTCGCGCAACTGGTGTGCAGTTCCGGGATACGTGGACGGGAGAAATCGGCGAGTTAACGGCTAGAACGGTTGTTATGGCCGCTGGCTGCATCGAATCTCCGCGTCTCTGGCTGAATTCGGGGTTACCCTATAACGAATGGGTGGGAAGAGGACTAACCAATCATTGCTTTGACTGGGTTGCAGGCGTTTTCGATGAAAAGGATCTAATGAGCATTATGGGCCGGCCGGCTGTTTATCCGTACGTCGGACATACTTCGGGGGCCAGGGTCGATATTCCGGGAACCGGGATTTTTCAAGTCTCTTGCCTAAGCCCAGGTCTAATGTCCTTCTTGACCTATGGGTTCAGTGAAGCGGGATATGACGCTCTTAATCCGCCGGAGCCGGGAGCGCCGTGGGATATTCACGGCCGTGTCGTCGGTCCTCAGCTCAAAGAGCTGATGATGAACTATTCCCGGACGATGAGCATACTGATCCTTACGGATGATGAGACACTCTATCGTAACAGGGTAGAGGTCGATCCACTCCTGAAAGACGAGAACGGTCCGATTCCGATCATGCATTATACGCCTAGCCCGAAGACACTGAAGAGGAGGGACCAACTGGCGAGATACGCTTCGGAAACGCTGAAGCAAGCCGGTGCCAGAAAGATTATCCGTTCAGATACCCCCTTTGGCTCCATGATCCATCTCGAATGCACGATGCGGATGGGATATGTCACCGATACGAACTGTGAGGCTTATCAAGTGAGGCGCCTGTTCATAGCCGATAACAGTGTGCATTTCAATGGCATCGGCGGCCCTAACCCTACTCTCACGACACAAGCGCTGGCTACCCGGACGGCAGAGAAGATTGTCACTAAGTATTTCAGCTAA
- a CDS encoding glutamate synthase subunit beta: protein MSTPTGFMEYKRQLPGDRDPEQRVKDWEEFHHHLTEDELRTQGARCMDCGTPYCHTGIDMSGGTSGCPVHNLIPEWNNLVYRGLWKEALERLHKTNNFPEFTGSICPAPCEGSCTVGLIGQPVTIKTIELAIIDKGFEEGWVVPNPPEKRTGKTVAIVGSGPAGLAAAAQLNKAGHTVTVFERSDRIGGLLTYGIPTMKLDKRVVQRRVDLLAAEGVKFVVNTEIGKDIPAQQLVDEYDAVVLCGGATKARRFNVEGSELNGVMYAMDYLNGTIKSYLNSNLEDGNFVSAAGKDVIVLGGGDTGSDCVATALRHGCSSITQFGTHDKAPLERDPIANPWPQFPNVYTLDYAQQEAKAVFGDDPRQFSIMTTKFVGDDEGNLKELHTVQIQRMVDETGRKIYQPIPGTEAVYPAQLALIAIGFDGPEQDIIEELKLDTDRRSNVKARYGKFNTNVDKVFAAGDMRRGQSLVVWAINEGREAAREVDKYLMGSTVLV, encoded by the coding sequence ATGTCTACACCTACTGGATTTATGGAGTATAAACGCCAGCTCCCAGGTGACCGGGATCCTGAGCAGCGCGTAAAGGACTGGGAAGAGTTCCACCATCATTTAACCGAGGACGAGCTTCGGACACAGGGTGCACGCTGTATGGATTGCGGTACTCCTTACTGCCATACCGGCATTGATATGAGCGGCGGCACTTCAGGTTGTCCGGTTCACAATCTTATCCCGGAATGGAATAATCTGGTATACCGGGGATTGTGGAAGGAAGCGCTGGAGCGGCTGCACAAGACGAACAATTTCCCTGAATTTACCGGCAGCATCTGTCCTGCGCCTTGTGAAGGCTCCTGTACCGTCGGTCTGATCGGGCAGCCCGTTACGATCAAGACCATTGAGCTGGCGATTATCGATAAAGGTTTCGAGGAAGGCTGGGTTGTACCGAATCCGCCGGAGAAACGGACGGGCAAAACGGTTGCCATCGTTGGCTCCGGACCAGCCGGTCTTGCCGCGGCTGCACAGCTGAACAAAGCCGGGCATACCGTGACGGTATTTGAGCGGAGCGACCGTATTGGCGGATTGCTGACCTATGGCATTCCAACCATGAAGCTCGATAAACGGGTGGTTCAGCGCCGAGTGGATCTGCTGGCTGCTGAAGGTGTGAAGTTTGTTGTGAACACCGAAATCGGCAAAGACATCCCCGCCCAGCAGCTGGTCGATGAGTATGATGCAGTGGTTCTGTGCGGTGGTGCGACCAAAGCTCGCCGTTTCAATGTAGAGGGCAGTGAACTGAACGGCGTGATGTACGCAATGGATTATTTGAATGGAACGATTAAGAGCTACCTTAATTCCAATCTGGAGGATGGGAACTTTGTGTCTGCGGCAGGCAAGGATGTAATTGTGCTTGGCGGCGGAGACACAGGCTCAGACTGTGTGGCAACTGCACTGCGTCATGGATGCAGCAGCATTACCCAGTTCGGAACCCATGATAAGGCTCCGCTGGAGCGTGATCCTATCGCGAACCCGTGGCCGCAATTCCCGAATGTGTATACACTGGATTATGCGCAGCAGGAAGCCAAGGCTGTCTTCGGCGATGATCCCCGCCAATTTTCCATCATGACTACCAAATTTGTTGGGGATGATGAAGGCAACTTGAAGGAGCTTCACACCGTTCAAATCCAACGTATGGTGGATGAGACCGGACGCAAAATCTATCAGCCGATTCCTGGGACCGAGGCGGTATACCCGGCTCAGCTTGCGCTGATCGCTATTGGCTTCGATGGACCGGAGCAGGACATTATCGAGGAGCTGAAGCTGGATACGGACCGCCGCAGCAACGTGAAAGCCCGCTATGGAAAGTTCAATACCAATGTGGATAAAGTGTTTGCCGCCGGAGATATGCGCCGTGGGCAAAGCCTGGTGGTATGGGCGATCAATGAAGGGCGCGAAGCCGCCCGTGAAGTGGATAAATATTTGATGGGCTCGACTGTATTGGTCTAG
- a CDS encoding dihydrofolate reductase, translating to MSISLIWAMAANGVIGKDNDMPWHLPRDFDYFKSQTLGKRMLMGRKTWDSLGGKPLKGRTSIVLTRDRSFAPEGAEVVYSLKEAVAEGDKGDELMVIGGAEIYKMMLPYADKLMVTRIEQDIQGDTKFPEVDWSEWREISSSQGIRDEKNPYDYRFYVYERSV from the coding sequence ATGAGCATTAGCCTGATTTGGGCCATGGCAGCCAATGGTGTAATCGGCAAGGATAATGATATGCCCTGGCATCTGCCGCGGGACTTTGATTACTTTAAGTCGCAGACACTGGGGAAGAGAATGCTGATGGGCCGCAAAACCTGGGATTCCTTAGGCGGCAAGCCGTTAAAAGGCCGAACAAGCATTGTCCTGACACGGGACCGCAGCTTTGCCCCTGAGGGGGCGGAAGTCGTGTATTCGCTGAAGGAAGCTGTGGCTGAGGGAGACAAGGGTGATGAGCTGATGGTTATTGGCGGTGCGGAGATTTACAAGATGATGCTGCCTTATGCCGACAAGCTGATGGTAACCCGGATAGAACAGGACATCCAAGGGGATACGAAGTTCCCGGAGGTCGACTGGAGCGAGTGGAGAGAAATCTCCAGCAGCCAAGGAATTAGGGATGAAAAAAATCCGTATGATTACCGATTCTACGTTTATGAACGTTCGGTTTGA
- the thyA gene encoding thymidylate synthase encodes MRKYLDLLQDILDHGASKSDRTGTGTLSVFGRQLRFDLAEGFPLVTTKRIHLKSVIHELLWFLKGDTNTSYLKEHGVSIWDEWADENGELGPVYGSQWRAWESADGRHIDQIAAVIDSIKNNPDSRRHIVSAWNVGEIEQMKLPPCHFVFQFYVADGKLSCMLTMRSVDTFLGLPFNIASYALLTHMVAQQTGLEVGEFIWSGGDVHIYTNHLEQVATQLSREPFALPKLVIRRQPESIFDYTFEDFEFVGYEHHPGIKAPVAI; translated from the coding sequence TTGCGTAAATACTTGGATTTGCTTCAGGATATCTTAGACCACGGCGCCTCCAAAAGCGACCGGACTGGAACAGGCACATTATCTGTTTTTGGACGCCAGCTGCGGTTCGATCTGGCCGAAGGGTTTCCGCTGGTAACCACCAAGCGTATCCATCTTAAGTCGGTTATACATGAGCTCCTCTGGTTTCTGAAGGGGGATACCAATACCTCCTATTTAAAAGAACACGGAGTTTCGATCTGGGATGAGTGGGCCGACGAGAATGGCGAGCTTGGACCCGTCTATGGTTCTCAATGGCGGGCGTGGGAGAGTGCGGATGGGCGCCATATTGACCAGATTGCTGCTGTAATCGATTCGATTAAAAACAACCCGGATTCCCGCCGTCATATCGTCAGCGCCTGGAATGTGGGTGAAATAGAGCAGATGAAGCTGCCGCCCTGCCATTTTGTATTTCAGTTCTACGTGGCGGACGGCAAGTTGTCCTGCATGCTGACCATGCGTTCCGTGGATACTTTCCTGGGATTGCCCTTCAACATCGCCAGCTATGCGCTGCTGACGCATATGGTAGCCCAGCAGACCGGTCTTGAGGTAGGAGAGTTCATCTGGTCCGGGGGAGATGTGCATATTTATACAAATCACCTGGAACAGGTGGCCACACAGCTGTCCAGGGAGCCGTTTGCATTGCCAAAGCTGGTGATCCGCAGACAGCCCGAGAGCATTTTTGACTATACGTTCGAGGATTTCGAATTTGTCGGTTATGAGCATCATCCGGGAATTAAAGCGCCGGTTGCAATATAA
- a CDS encoding alpha/beta fold hydrolase, with amino-acid sequence MPQAFINGYSMYYTDCGQGTTIIFVHPPVLTSLNFLYQMKQLSADFRTISFDIRGHGSSKPSREEITYPLIVEDIRQLMNQLKIEKAFLCGYSTGGSIVLDFLLTCPERAFGGIVISGMSEVNDKKLRNKIARGVFLSRIGAIGAIALSISWNQAKARLSLLRSLFTDAKKANAKNAEQYYKYSLHYNCTAQLDRIHHPVLLVYGEKDTLFHPYAQLLQERLPRSELVFIKETKHQIPTKAAGKVNEFIRQFIYRCESSSPQG; translated from the coding sequence ATGCCCCAAGCCTTTATCAATGGATACAGCATGTATTACACAGACTGCGGCCAAGGAACAACGATAATTTTCGTCCATCCTCCAGTGTTGACAAGCTTGAATTTCCTATATCAGATGAAGCAATTATCTGCGGATTTCCGGACAATTTCTTTTGATATCCGGGGTCACGGCAGCAGCAAACCTTCCAGGGAAGAGATTACTTATCCGTTAATTGTTGAGGATATCAGGCAATTGATGAATCAGTTGAAGATCGAAAAAGCATTTTTGTGCGGTTACTCCACCGGCGGCTCGATTGTCCTTGATTTTTTGTTAACCTGTCCCGAGCGCGCATTCGGCGGAATTGTGATTAGCGGGATGTCGGAAGTAAACGACAAAAAGTTAAGAAATAAAATAGCACGGGGAGTCTTCTTGTCCCGTATCGGGGCAATCGGTGCCATCGCCCTTTCCATTTCGTGGAACCAGGCAAAAGCCAGGCTGTCATTATTGCGGTCATTGTTTACCGATGCTAAAAAAGCAAACGCTAAAAACGCTGAACAGTATTATAAATACAGCTTGCATTATAACTGTACAGCTCAATTGGACAGGATCCATCACCCCGTCTTGCTGGTTTACGGAGAAAAGGACACCCTGTTCCATCCATACGCCCAGCTTCTGCAAGAGCGATTGCCAAGAAGCGAGCTTGTTTTTATAAAAGAAACCAAACACCAGATTCCTACAAAAGCAGCGGGTAAAGTGAACG